A single Pan troglodytes isolate AG18354 chromosome X, NHGRI_mPanTro3-v2.0_pri, whole genome shotgun sequence DNA region contains:
- the G6PD gene encoding glucose-6-phosphate 1-dehydrogenase isoform X4 — MAEQVALSRTQVCGILREELFQGDAFHQSDTHIFIIMGASGDLAKKKIYPTIWWLFRDGLLPENTFIVGYARSRLTVADIRKQSEPFFKATPEEKLKLEDFFARNSYVAGQYDDAASYQRLNSHMNALHLGSQANRLFYLALPPTVYEAVTKNIHESCMSQIGWNRIIVEKPFGRDLQSSDRLSNHISSLFREDQIYRIDHYLGKEMVQNLMVLRFANRIFGPIWNRDNIACVILTFKEPFGTEGRGGYFDEFGIIRDVMQNHLLQMLCLVAMEKPASTNSDDVRDEKVKVLKCISEVQANNVVLGQYVGNPDGEGEATKGYLDDPTVPRGSTTATFAAVVLYVENERWDGVPFILRCGKALNERKAEVRLQFHDVAGDIFHQQCKRNELVIRVQPNEAVYTKMMTKKPGMFFNPEESELDLTYGNRYKNVKLPDAYERLILDVFCGSQMHFVRSDELREAWRIFTPLLHQIELEKPKPIPYIYGSRGPTEADELMKRVGFQYEGTYKWVNPHKL; from the exons ATGGCAGAGCAGGTGGCCCTGAGCCGGACCCAGGTGTGCGGGATCCTGCGGGAAGAGCTGTTCCAGGGCGATGCCTTCCATCAGTCGGATACACACATATTCATCATCATGGGTGCATCG GGTGACCTGGCCAAGAAGAagatctaccccaccatctg GTGGCTGTTCCGGGATGGCCTTCTGCCCGAAAACACCTTCATCGTGGGCTATGCCCGTTCCCGCCTCACAGTGGCTGACATCCGCAAACAGAGTGAGCCCTTCTTCAAG GCCACCCCAGAGGAGAAGCTCAAGCTGGAGGACTTCTTTGCCCGCAACTCCTATGTGGCTGGCCAGTACGATGATGCAGCCTCCTACCAGCGCCTCAACAGCCACATGAATGCCCTCCACCTTGGGTCGCAGGCCAACCGCCTCTTCTACCTGGCCTTGCCCCCCACCGTCTACGAGGCCGTCACCAAGAACATTCACGAGTCCTGCATGAGCCAGAT AGGCTGGAACCGCATCATCGTGGAGAAGCCCTTCGGGAGGGACCTGCAGAGCTCTGACCGGCTGTCCAACCACATCTCCTCCCTGTTCCGTGAGGACCAGATCTACCGCATTGACCACTACCTGGGCAAGGAGATGGTGCAGAACCTCATGGTGCTGAG ATTTGCCAACAGGATCTTCGGCCCCATCTGGAACCGGGACAACATCGCCTGCGTTATCCTCACCTTCAAGGAGCCCTTTGGCACTGAGGGTCGCGGGGGCTATTTCGATGAATTTGGGATCATCCG GGACGTGATGCAGAACCACCTACTGCAGATGCTGTGTCTGGTGGCCATGGAGAAGCCCGCCTCCACCAACTCAGATGACGTCCGTGATGAGAAG GTCAAGGTGTTGAAATGTATCTCAGAGGTGCAGGCCAACAACGTGGTCCTGGGCCAGTACGTGGGGAACCCCGATGGAGAGGGCGAGGCCACCAAAGGGTACCTGGACGACCCCACGGTGCCCCGCGGGTCCACCACCGCCACTTTTGCAGCCGTCGTCCTCTATGTGGAGAATGAGAGGTGGGATG GGGTGCCCTTCATCCTGCGCTGCGGCAAGGCCCTGAACGAGCGCAAGGCCGAGGTGAGGCTGCAGTTCCATGATGTGGCCGGCGACATCTTCCACCAGCAGTGCAAGCGCAACGAGCTGGTGATCCGCGTGCAGCCCAACGAGGCCGTGTACACCAAGATGATGACCAAGAAGCCGGGCATGTTCTTCAACCCCGAGGAGTCGGAGCTGGACCTGACCTACGGCAACAGATACAAG AACGTGAAGCTCCCTGACGCCTACGAGCGCCTCATCCTGGACGTCTTCTGCGGGAGCCAGATGCACTTCGTGCGCAG TGACGAGCTCCGTGAGGCCTGGCGTATTTTCACCCCACTGCTGCACCAGATTGAGCTGGAGAAGCCCAAGCCCATCCCCTATATTTATGGCAG CCGAGGCCCCACGGAGGCAGACGAGCTGATGAAGAGAGTGGGTTTCCAGTATGAGGGCACCTACAAGTGGGTGAACCCCCACAAGCTCTGA
- the G6PD gene encoding glucose-6-phosphate 1-dehydrogenase isoform X3, which yields MAEQVALSRTQVCGILREELFQGDAFHQSDTHIFIIMGASGDLAKKKIYPTIWWLFRDGLLPENTFIVGYARSRLTVADIRKQSEPFFKATPEEKLKLEDFFARNSYVAGQYDDAASYQRLNSHMNALHLGSQANRLFYLALPPTVYEAVTKNIHESCMSQIRGWNRIIVEKPFGRDLQSSDRLSNHISSLFREDQIYRIDHYLGKEMVQNLMVLRFANRIFGPIWNRDNIACVILTFKEPFGTEGRGGYFDEFGIIRDVMQNHLLQMLCLVAMEKPASTNSDDVRDEKVKVLKCISEVQANNVVLGQYVGNPDGEGEATKGYLDDPTVPRGSTTATFAAVVLYVENERWDGVPFILRCGKALNERKAEVRLQFHDVAGDIFHQQCKRNELVIRVQPNEAVYTKMMTKKPGMFFNPEESELDLTYGNRYKNVKLPDAYERLILDVFCGSQMHFVRSDELREAWRIFTPLLHQIELEKPKPIPYIYGSRGPTEADELMKRVGFQYEGTYKWVNPHKL from the exons ATGGCAGAGCAGGTGGCCCTGAGCCGGACCCAGGTGTGCGGGATCCTGCGGGAAGAGCTGTTCCAGGGCGATGCCTTCCATCAGTCGGATACACACATATTCATCATCATGGGTGCATCG GGTGACCTGGCCAAGAAGAagatctaccccaccatctg GTGGCTGTTCCGGGATGGCCTTCTGCCCGAAAACACCTTCATCGTGGGCTATGCCCGTTCCCGCCTCACAGTGGCTGACATCCGCAAACAGAGTGAGCCCTTCTTCAAG GCCACCCCAGAGGAGAAGCTCAAGCTGGAGGACTTCTTTGCCCGCAACTCCTATGTGGCTGGCCAGTACGATGATGCAGCCTCCTACCAGCGCCTCAACAGCCACATGAATGCCCTCCACCTTGGGTCGCAGGCCAACCGCCTCTTCTACCTGGCCTTGCCCCCCACCGTCTACGAGGCCGTCACCAAGAACATTCACGAGTCCTGCATGAGCCAGAT CAGAGGCTGGAACCGCATCATCGTGGAGAAGCCCTTCGGGAGGGACCTGCAGAGCTCTGACCGGCTGTCCAACCACATCTCCTCCCTGTTCCGTGAGGACCAGATCTACCGCATTGACCACTACCTGGGCAAGGAGATGGTGCAGAACCTCATGGTGCTGAG ATTTGCCAACAGGATCTTCGGCCCCATCTGGAACCGGGACAACATCGCCTGCGTTATCCTCACCTTCAAGGAGCCCTTTGGCACTGAGGGTCGCGGGGGCTATTTCGATGAATTTGGGATCATCCG GGACGTGATGCAGAACCACCTACTGCAGATGCTGTGTCTGGTGGCCATGGAGAAGCCCGCCTCCACCAACTCAGATGACGTCCGTGATGAGAAG GTCAAGGTGTTGAAATGTATCTCAGAGGTGCAGGCCAACAACGTGGTCCTGGGCCAGTACGTGGGGAACCCCGATGGAGAGGGCGAGGCCACCAAAGGGTACCTGGACGACCCCACGGTGCCCCGCGGGTCCACCACCGCCACTTTTGCAGCCGTCGTCCTCTATGTGGAGAATGAGAGGTGGGATG GGGTGCCCTTCATCCTGCGCTGCGGCAAGGCCCTGAACGAGCGCAAGGCCGAGGTGAGGCTGCAGTTCCATGATGTGGCCGGCGACATCTTCCACCAGCAGTGCAAGCGCAACGAGCTGGTGATCCGCGTGCAGCCCAACGAGGCCGTGTACACCAAGATGATGACCAAGAAGCCGGGCATGTTCTTCAACCCCGAGGAGTCGGAGCTGGACCTGACCTACGGCAACAGATACAAG AACGTGAAGCTCCCTGACGCCTACGAGCGCCTCATCCTGGACGTCTTCTGCGGGAGCCAGATGCACTTCGTGCGCAG TGACGAGCTCCGTGAGGCCTGGCGTATTTTCACCCCACTGCTGCACCAGATTGAGCTGGAGAAGCCCAAGCCCATCCCCTATATTTATGGCAG CCGAGGCCCCACGGAGGCAGACGAGCTGATGAAGAGAGTGGGTTTCCAGTATGAGGGCACCTACAAGTGGGTGAACCCCCACAAGCTCTGA
- the G6PD gene encoding glucose-6-phosphate 1-dehydrogenase isoform X2, with translation MGRRGSAPGNGRTLRGCERGGRRRRSADSVMAEQVALSRTQVCGILREELFQGDAFHQSDTHIFIIMGASGDLAKKKIYPTIWWLFRDGLLPENTFIVGYARSRLTVADIRKQSEPFFKATPEEKLKLEDFFARNSYVAGQYDDAASYQRLNSHMNALHLGSQANRLFYLALPPTVYEAVTKNIHESCMSQIGWNRIIVEKPFGRDLQSSDRLSNHISSLFREDQIYRIDHYLGKEMVQNLMVLRFANRIFGPIWNRDNIACVILTFKEPFGTEGRGGYFDEFGIIRDVMQNHLLQMLCLVAMEKPASTNSDDVRDEKVKVLKCISEVQANNVVLGQYVGNPDGEGEATKGYLDDPTVPRGSTTATFAAVVLYVENERWDGVPFILRCGKALNERKAEVRLQFHDVAGDIFHQQCKRNELVIRVQPNEAVYTKMMTKKPGMFFNPEESELDLTYGNRYKNVKLPDAYERLILDVFCGSQMHFVRSDELREAWRIFTPLLHQIELEKPKPIPYIYGSRGPTEADELMKRVGFQYEGTYKWVNPHKL, from the exons ATGGGCCGGCGGGGCTCAGCCCCCGGAAACGGTCGTACACTTCGGGGCTGCGAGCGCGGAGGGCGACGACGACGAAGCGCAG ACAGCGTCATGGCAGAGCAGGTGGCCCTGAGCCGGACCCAGGTGTGCGGGATCCTGCGGGAAGAGCTGTTCCAGGGCGATGCCTTCCATCAGTCGGATACACACATATTCATCATCATGGGTGCATCG GGTGACCTGGCCAAGAAGAagatctaccccaccatctg GTGGCTGTTCCGGGATGGCCTTCTGCCCGAAAACACCTTCATCGTGGGCTATGCCCGTTCCCGCCTCACAGTGGCTGACATCCGCAAACAGAGTGAGCCCTTCTTCAAG GCCACCCCAGAGGAGAAGCTCAAGCTGGAGGACTTCTTTGCCCGCAACTCCTATGTGGCTGGCCAGTACGATGATGCAGCCTCCTACCAGCGCCTCAACAGCCACATGAATGCCCTCCACCTTGGGTCGCAGGCCAACCGCCTCTTCTACCTGGCCTTGCCCCCCACCGTCTACGAGGCCGTCACCAAGAACATTCACGAGTCCTGCATGAGCCAGAT AGGCTGGAACCGCATCATCGTGGAGAAGCCCTTCGGGAGGGACCTGCAGAGCTCTGACCGGCTGTCCAACCACATCTCCTCCCTGTTCCGTGAGGACCAGATCTACCGCATTGACCACTACCTGGGCAAGGAGATGGTGCAGAACCTCATGGTGCTGAG ATTTGCCAACAGGATCTTCGGCCCCATCTGGAACCGGGACAACATCGCCTGCGTTATCCTCACCTTCAAGGAGCCCTTTGGCACTGAGGGTCGCGGGGGCTATTTCGATGAATTTGGGATCATCCG GGACGTGATGCAGAACCACCTACTGCAGATGCTGTGTCTGGTGGCCATGGAGAAGCCCGCCTCCACCAACTCAGATGACGTCCGTGATGAGAAG GTCAAGGTGTTGAAATGTATCTCAGAGGTGCAGGCCAACAACGTGGTCCTGGGCCAGTACGTGGGGAACCCCGATGGAGAGGGCGAGGCCACCAAAGGGTACCTGGACGACCCCACGGTGCCCCGCGGGTCCACCACCGCCACTTTTGCAGCCGTCGTCCTCTATGTGGAGAATGAGAGGTGGGATG GGGTGCCCTTCATCCTGCGCTGCGGCAAGGCCCTGAACGAGCGCAAGGCCGAGGTGAGGCTGCAGTTCCATGATGTGGCCGGCGACATCTTCCACCAGCAGTGCAAGCGCAACGAGCTGGTGATCCGCGTGCAGCCCAACGAGGCCGTGTACACCAAGATGATGACCAAGAAGCCGGGCATGTTCTTCAACCCCGAGGAGTCGGAGCTGGACCTGACCTACGGCAACAGATACAAG AACGTGAAGCTCCCTGACGCCTACGAGCGCCTCATCCTGGACGTCTTCTGCGGGAGCCAGATGCACTTCGTGCGCAG TGACGAGCTCCGTGAGGCCTGGCGTATTTTCACCCCACTGCTGCACCAGATTGAGCTGGAGAAGCCCAAGCCCATCCCCTATATTTATGGCAG CCGAGGCCCCACGGAGGCAGACGAGCTGATGAAGAGAGTGGGTTTCCAGTATGAGGGCACCTACAAGTGGGTGAACCCCCACAAGCTCTGA
- the G6PD gene encoding glucose-6-phosphate 1-dehydrogenase isoform X1 — MGRRGSAPGNGRTLRGCERGGRRRRSADSVMAEQVALSRTQVCGILREELFQGDAFHQSDTHIFIIMGASGDLAKKKIYPTIWWLFRDGLLPENTFIVGYARSRLTVADIRKQSEPFFKATPEEKLKLEDFFARNSYVAGQYDDAASYQRLNSHMNALHLGSQANRLFYLALPPTVYEAVTKNIHESCMSQIRGWNRIIVEKPFGRDLQSSDRLSNHISSLFREDQIYRIDHYLGKEMVQNLMVLRFANRIFGPIWNRDNIACVILTFKEPFGTEGRGGYFDEFGIIRDVMQNHLLQMLCLVAMEKPASTNSDDVRDEKVKVLKCISEVQANNVVLGQYVGNPDGEGEATKGYLDDPTVPRGSTTATFAAVVLYVENERWDGVPFILRCGKALNERKAEVRLQFHDVAGDIFHQQCKRNELVIRVQPNEAVYTKMMTKKPGMFFNPEESELDLTYGNRYKNVKLPDAYERLILDVFCGSQMHFVRSDELREAWRIFTPLLHQIELEKPKPIPYIYGSRGPTEADELMKRVGFQYEGTYKWVNPHKL, encoded by the exons ATGGGCCGGCGGGGCTCAGCCCCCGGAAACGGTCGTACACTTCGGGGCTGCGAGCGCGGAGGGCGACGACGACGAAGCGCAG ACAGCGTCATGGCAGAGCAGGTGGCCCTGAGCCGGACCCAGGTGTGCGGGATCCTGCGGGAAGAGCTGTTCCAGGGCGATGCCTTCCATCAGTCGGATACACACATATTCATCATCATGGGTGCATCG GGTGACCTGGCCAAGAAGAagatctaccccaccatctg GTGGCTGTTCCGGGATGGCCTTCTGCCCGAAAACACCTTCATCGTGGGCTATGCCCGTTCCCGCCTCACAGTGGCTGACATCCGCAAACAGAGTGAGCCCTTCTTCAAG GCCACCCCAGAGGAGAAGCTCAAGCTGGAGGACTTCTTTGCCCGCAACTCCTATGTGGCTGGCCAGTACGATGATGCAGCCTCCTACCAGCGCCTCAACAGCCACATGAATGCCCTCCACCTTGGGTCGCAGGCCAACCGCCTCTTCTACCTGGCCTTGCCCCCCACCGTCTACGAGGCCGTCACCAAGAACATTCACGAGTCCTGCATGAGCCAGAT CAGAGGCTGGAACCGCATCATCGTGGAGAAGCCCTTCGGGAGGGACCTGCAGAGCTCTGACCGGCTGTCCAACCACATCTCCTCCCTGTTCCGTGAGGACCAGATCTACCGCATTGACCACTACCTGGGCAAGGAGATGGTGCAGAACCTCATGGTGCTGAG ATTTGCCAACAGGATCTTCGGCCCCATCTGGAACCGGGACAACATCGCCTGCGTTATCCTCACCTTCAAGGAGCCCTTTGGCACTGAGGGTCGCGGGGGCTATTTCGATGAATTTGGGATCATCCG GGACGTGATGCAGAACCACCTACTGCAGATGCTGTGTCTGGTGGCCATGGAGAAGCCCGCCTCCACCAACTCAGATGACGTCCGTGATGAGAAG GTCAAGGTGTTGAAATGTATCTCAGAGGTGCAGGCCAACAACGTGGTCCTGGGCCAGTACGTGGGGAACCCCGATGGAGAGGGCGAGGCCACCAAAGGGTACCTGGACGACCCCACGGTGCCCCGCGGGTCCACCACCGCCACTTTTGCAGCCGTCGTCCTCTATGTGGAGAATGAGAGGTGGGATG GGGTGCCCTTCATCCTGCGCTGCGGCAAGGCCCTGAACGAGCGCAAGGCCGAGGTGAGGCTGCAGTTCCATGATGTGGCCGGCGACATCTTCCACCAGCAGTGCAAGCGCAACGAGCTGGTGATCCGCGTGCAGCCCAACGAGGCCGTGTACACCAAGATGATGACCAAGAAGCCGGGCATGTTCTTCAACCCCGAGGAGTCGGAGCTGGACCTGACCTACGGCAACAGATACAAG AACGTGAAGCTCCCTGACGCCTACGAGCGCCTCATCCTGGACGTCTTCTGCGGGAGCCAGATGCACTTCGTGCGCAG TGACGAGCTCCGTGAGGCCTGGCGTATTTTCACCCCACTGCTGCACCAGATTGAGCTGGAGAAGCCCAAGCCCATCCCCTATATTTATGGCAG CCGAGGCCCCACGGAGGCAGACGAGCTGATGAAGAGAGTGGGTTTCCAGTATGAGGGCACCTACAAGTGGGTGAACCCCCACAAGCTCTGA